Proteins from one Triticum aestivum cultivar Chinese Spring chromosome 7A, IWGSC CS RefSeq v2.1, whole genome shotgun sequence genomic window:
- the LOC123151315 gene encoding squamosa promoter-binding-like protein 15, with protein MQREVGPQVASPLYLHQIQPLPPHAAAAARKRGSPWPAVEPPENAAMGAAAAAGGNWNPSMWDWDSRAFTARPSSDALRLGGGLNHHHHQQQQQAPPPPATAAEVRRQGGGGAGDLSLQLTLREEASMAMDVSPTTTLSSSPSPPARASQEQAARPSKRVRSGSPGTASGGGGGGGGGGSASGGGSYPMCQVDDCRADLTSAKDYHRRHKVCEIHSKTTKAVVGNQMQRFCQQCSRFHPLSEFDEGKRSCRRRLAGHNRRRRKTQPTDVASQLLLPENQENAANRTQDIVNLITVIARLQGGNVGKLPSIPPIPDKDNLVQIISKINSINNANSLAKSPPSEAIDLNASQGQQQDSSVQNATKVVDKQTVPSTMDLLTVLSGALGTSTPETNTSQSQGSSDSSGNNKSKSHSTEPACVVNSHEKSIRPFPAAGMLRSSSTHGSPPEVYKQPDRDTHPYLSLQLFGNNEDIPVKMDTANKYLSSESSNPMDERSPSSSPPVTHTFFPTRSVNEGIRHPRIADYGEDGATVENSTTRAWCAPPLELFKDSERPTENGSPPNPTYQSCYASTSGSDHSPSTSNSDGQDRTGKIIFKLFGKEPGSIPGNLRDEVVNWLKHSPTEMEGYIRPGCLVLSMYLSMPTIAWDELQENFLQRVNSLVQASDLDFWRKGRFLVRSDNQLVSYKDGMTRLSKSWRTWNTPELTLVTPIAVVGGRKTSLVLKGRNLTIPGTQIHCTSAGKYISKEVLCSAYPGTIYDDSGVETFDLPGEPSLTLGRCFIEVENRFRGNSFPVIFANKSICQELRNLEDELEDSRFPDVSPDDQVHDARRLKPRDQVLHFLNELGWLFQKAAACTPSTKSDVSHSELIQFSTARFRHLLLFSNERDWCSLTKTLLEILTKRSMVSDELSHETLEMLSEIHLLNRAVKRKSSHMVHLLVQFVVICPDNSKLYPFLPNYPGPGGLTPLHLAASIDDAEDIVDALTDDPQQIGLSCWHSVLDDEGLSPEVYATFRNNGSYNELVTRKLMDRKNSQVTIVLNKGEIHIDQPGNVGANNASGIQALEIRSCNQCAILESGLLRRPMRSRGLLARPYIHSMLAIAAVCVCVCVFMRALLRFNSGRSFKWERLDFGPT; from the exons ATGCAGAGGGAGGTGGGGCCGCAGGTGGCCTCCCCGCTCTACCTGCACCAGATCCAGCCGCTGCCTCcccatgcggcggcggcggccaggaagCGCGGGAGCCCGTGGCCCGCCGTGGAGCCGCCGGAGAACGCCGCCATgggggccgccgccgcggccggaggGAACTGGAACCCCAGCATGTGGGACTGGGACAGCCGCGCCTTCACCGCCAGGCCGTCCTCCGACGCGCTCCGCCTCGGCGGCGGGCTGAACCACCACcatcaccagcagcagcagcaggcgccgccgccgccggcgacggctgCCGAGGTGCGGCGGCAGGGGGGCGGAGGTGCCGGTGACCTGAGCCTTCAGCTGACCCTGCGGGAGGAGGCATCGATGGCGATGGATGTGAGCCCGACGACTACCTTgtcttcttcgccttctccgcctGCACGGGCGTCACAGGAGCAGGCTGCTAGGCCTAGCAAGAGGGTTCGGTCTGGATCGCCCGGAACTGCttctggaggaggcggcggcggcggtggcggagggagCGCTAGCGGAGGCGGCAGCTATCCCATGTGCCAGGTGGATGATTGCCGCGCGGATCTGACCAGCGCCAAGGATTACCACAGGAGGCACAAGGTGTGTGAGATCCACAGCAAGACAACCAAGGCGGTAGTTGGCAACCAGATGCAGCGCTTCTGCCAGCAGTGTAGTAG ATTTCATCCGCTCTCGGAGTTCGATGAGGGTAAGAGGAGTTGCAGGCGAAGGCTTGCCGGACACAACCGACGGCGGAGGAAAACCCAGCCAACAGATGTTGCTTCACAATTGTTGCTTCCTGAAAACCAAGAAAATGCAGCAAATAGGACACAAGATATTGTCAATCTGATCACTGTTATTGCACGCTTGCAAG GTGGTAATGTTGGTAAACTACCCAGCATCCCTCCGATACCGGATAAAGATAATCTGGTCCAAATCATAAGCAAAATAAACTCAATCAATAATGCAAACTCCCTGGCAAAGTCTCCTCCATCAGAAGCCATTGATTTGAATGCCTCGCAGGGGCAACAACAAGATTCttctgtccaaaatgcaacaaagGTGGTCGACAAGCAGACTGTGCCATCAACCATGGATTTGCTAACAGTTCTATCTGGTGCTCTTGGGACATCAACCCCCGAGACCAATACATCTCAGTCCCAGGGGAGCAGTGATAGCAGTGGTAATAACAAGAGCAAGAGTCATTCAACAGAGCCAGCATGTGTTGTAAATTCCCATGAGAAATCCATTCGACCTTTTCCCGCAGCTGGTATGTTAAGGAGTAGCAGCACCCATGGAAGCCCACCTGAAGTATATAAGCAGCCAGACCGAGATACCCATCCGTACTTGTCGCTGCAATTGTTTGGTAACAATGAGGACATTCCTGTGAAAATGGACACTGCAAATAAGTACTTGTCTTCCGAGAGCAGTAATCCTATGGACGAGAGGTCTCCTTCATCCTCTCCACCTGTAACACACACATTTTTCCCCACTCGTTCAGTAAATGAAGGCATCAGGCATCCTCGTATTGCTGACTATGGAGAAGATGGTGCAACAGTTGAGAACAGTACCACTCGGGCATGGTGCGCGCCACCGCTTGAGCTTTTTAAGGATTCAGAACGGCCAACGGAAAATGGTTCACCACCAAACCCCACATATCAGTCATGTTATGCTTCAACATCTGGTTCCGACCATTCTCCATCAACATCAAATTCAGATGGACAG GATCGTACTGGAAAGATTATATTCAAGCTCTTTGGCAAGGAACCTGGCTCAATCCCTGGGAACCTTCGTGACGAG GTTGTAAATTGGCTGAAACACAGCCCCACTGAAATGGAGGGTTACATTCGCCCTGGTTGCCTTGTACTATCCATGTATCTGTCAATGCCAACTATTGCATGGGATGAA CTCCAAGAAAATTTCCTCCAGCGAGTAAACTCGTTAGTTCAGGCTTCTGATTTGGATTTCTGGAGAAAAGGGAGGTTTTTAGTTCGAAGCGACAACCAGTTGGTGTCGTACAAAGATG GAATGACCCGCCTCTCAAAATCATGGAGAACATGGAATACCCCTGAGTTGACCCTTGTGACACCAATTGCTGTTGTTGGTGGGAGAAAGACCTCCCTCGTTCTTAAGGGCCGTAATCTAACGATCCCGGGCACCCA GATCCACTGCACCAGCGCGGGGAAGTATATATCGAAAGAGGTACTGTGTTCAGCGTATCCGGGTACTATATATGATGATTCAGGAGTTGAGACCTTTGACTTACCGGGAGAACCAAGTCTTACTCTTGGGCGTTGCTTTATTGAG GTTGAGAACAGGTTCAGAGGAAACAGCTTCCCTGTTATTTTTGCGAATAAAAGCATCTGTCAGGAGTTAAGAAACCTTGAAGATGAACTTGAAGATTCGCGGTTTCCTGATGTCTCTCCAGATGATCAGGTCCATGATGCTAGGCGGCTAAAGCCAAGGGATCAAGTTCTGCATTTTCTTAATGAACTTGGCTGGCTCTTTCAGAAGGCCGCTGCATGCACACCTTCCACCAAATCAGATGTTTCTCATTCAGAGTTGATTCAGTTCTCTACTGCACGGTTCAGACACCTTCTGTTGTTTTCTAATGAGCGGGACTGGTGCTCCCTCACTAAAACACTACTCGAAATTCTTACCAAGAGAAGTATGGTTAGTGACGAGTTATCACATGAGACTCTGGAGATGCTCTCCGAGATTCATCTTCTGAACAGGGCAGTGAAAAGGAAGAGTAGCCACATGGTGCATTTGCTTGTGCAGTTTGTTGTAATTTGCCCTGACAATTCCAAACTGTACCCTTTCCTTCCAAATTATCCCGGCCCTGGTGGTTTGACTCCATTACATCTAGCTGCATCCATTGATGATGCAGAGGATATAGTTGATGCGTTGACAGATGATCCTCAACAG ATTGGTTTGAGCTGCTGGCACTCCGTGCTAGACGATGAAGGGCTATCTCCTGAAGTGTATGCGACTTTCAGGAACAACGGCTCATACAATGAACTTGTCACGCGAAAGCTTATGGACAGGAAGAATAGCCAGGTTACCATTGTGCTCAACAAAGGTGAAATTCATATCGATCAACCAGGGAATGTTGGTGCGAATAATGCATCTGGGATCCAAGCATTGGAAATAAGATCCTGCAACCAGTGCGCCATTTTGGAGTCTGGCTTGCTAAGACGCCCTATGCGTTCTCGAGGATTGCTTGCTCGCCCCTACATCCATTCAATGCTTGCCATAGCAGcagtgtgtgtctgtgtctgtgtATTCATGCGAGCTTTGCTGCGGTTTAATTCTGGTAGGTCCTTCAAGTGGGAGAGGTTGGATTTCGGTCCCACATAG